In the genome of Triticum urartu cultivar G1812 chromosome 5, Tu2.1, whole genome shotgun sequence, one region contains:
- the LOC125508234 gene encoding lysine histidine transporter-like 8, which yields MAAMAEGAGEPELVSIPVTPRGLSTPEGMSTPPVRRGGAATSGAGTPVRRVVEGLRGYLEEVGHLTRLNPQDAWLPITESRSGNASYAAFHSLNAGLGFQALLLPLAFPALGWSWGIISLTVAYFWQLYTLSILVKLHEAVPGRRYNRYVELAQAAFGEKLGVWLALFPTIYLSAGTATALILVGGETMKLFYQIVCGPLCTPSPISTVEWYLVFTSLAVILSQLPNLNSIAGLSLIGGATAIMYCTMSWVLSVSQQRPTAVSYEQVRSTSFGSSLFSTLNALGIIAFAFRGHNLSLEIQATMPSTFKHPAHVPMWRGAKAAYLLIAMCIFPVAIGGYWAYGNMMPPGGILTALYIFHGHDISRGLLAATFLLVVFNCLSSFQIYSMPVFDSFEAFYTGRTNRPCSVWVRSGFRIFYGFISLFIGIALPFLSSLAGLLGGLTLPVTFAYPCFMWICIKKPERFSYSWYVNWGLALLGTAFSLASSVGGVWSIINTGMKLKFFKPN from the exons ATGGCGGCAATGGCGGAGGGGGCGGGGGAGCCGGAGCTGGTGTCGATCCCCGTGACGCCGCGGGGTCTGTCCACGCCGGAGGGGATGTCCACGCCGCCGGTTaggaggggaggggcggcgaCGAGCGGCGCCGGGACGCCGGTGCGCCGGGTGGTGGAGGGCCTGCGCGGCTACCTGGAGGAGGTGGGCCACCTCACGCGCCTCAACCCGCAGGACGCCTGGCTCCCCATCACCGAGAGCCGCAGCGGCAACGCCAGCTACGCTGCATTCCACTCCCTCAACGCCGGCCTTGGGTTCCAGGCGCTCCTCCTCCCACTCGCCTTCCCCGCCCTCGGATG GAGCTGGGGAATAATATCATTGACTGTTGCTTACTTCTGGCAACTGTACACACTCTCCATTCTAGTCAAGCTTCACGAAGCAGTCCCGGGCAGGAGGTACAACAGATATGTGGAGCTTGCACAAGCTGCATTTG GAGAAAAACTGGGGGTGTGGCTAGCTCTTTTCCCAACTATTTATCTTTCGGCAGGCACTGCAACTGCATTGATCCTTGTCGGAGGGGAGACTATGAAGCTCTTCTACCAAATAGTGTGCGGCCCCCTTTGTACACCGAGCCCTATTTCGACGGTGGAGTGGTACTTGGTATTCACATCCTTGGCAGTCATTCTTTCCCAGCTCCCAAATCTCAACTCGATTGCTGGGCTTTCGCTTATCGGTGGCGCCACAGCGATAATGTACTGCACCATGTCATGGGTTCTCTCTGTGAGCCAGCAACGGCCGACAGCAGTCTCTTATGAACAAGTGAGATCCACTTCTTTTGGCTCATCACTGTTCTCTACCTTGAATGCTCTTGGGATAATAGCCTTTGCATTCAGGGGACACAATCTTTCATTAGAAATACAG GCGACGATGCCGTCGACTTTCAAACACCCTGCACATGTGCCTATGTGGCGCGGGGCCAAAGCGGCTTATCTTCTGATTGCGATGTGCATCTTCCCTGTTGCCATTGGGGGTTACTGGGCCTACGGGAACATG ATGCCACCAGGAGGGATCCTGACCGCCCTCTACATCTTCCACGGCCACGACATCTCTCGTGGGCTCCTCGCGGCGACGTTCCTCCTCGTCGTGTTCAACTGCCTTAGCAGCTTCCAGATATACTCCATGCCAGTGTTCGACAGCTTCGAGGCCTTCTACACAGGTCGCACCAACCGGCCCTGCTCAGTCTGGGTCCGGTCCGGATTCAGGATCTTCTACGGGTTCATCTCGCTCTTCATCGGCATCGCTCTGCCGTTCCTCTCCAGCCTCGCCGGCCTTCTGGGCGGCCTAACGCTGCCGGTGACGTTTGCCTACCCGTGCTTCATGTGGATCTGCATCAAGAAGCCTGAGAGGTTCAGCTACAGCTGGTACGTGAACTGGGGCCTCGCCCTGCTCGGCACCGCCTTCAGCTTGGCCTCCTCTGTGGGTGGTGTCTGGAGCATCATTAACACTGGGATGAAGCTCAAGTTCTTCAAGCCCAACTAG